One window of the Benincasa hispida cultivar B227 chromosome 3, ASM972705v1, whole genome shotgun sequence genome contains the following:
- the LOC120072820 gene encoding polygalacturonase inhibitor-like: protein MHSHNILFFFFFFFTISFAELCNPNDKKALLNIKKALNNPHILTSWKPGKDCCTWFYVGCDAKSHRINSLDISLDDDLSAQIPTFVGHLPFLTTLRFYKLPKLIGPIPPTIAKLHNLVQLDLSSNALSGSIPTFLGSLSNLEYLDLSSNRLTGSIPSSLANLHRLNILHLNRNKLTGLVPDSFGNFNGNIPQLYLSHNQLSGKIPASLGRVNFNFIDLSWNKLEGDGSVIFGEKKKTETINLSRNLLEFNMSKVVFPQTLNYLDLNHNKIFGEIPVEIVKLQLFFLNVSYNALCGRIPVGGEWLQNFGASSYFHNKCLCGKPLDSCK, encoded by the coding sequence ATGCATTCTCACAacatccttttcttcttcttcttcttctttaccaTTTCATTTGCAGAACTTTGCAATCCAAATGACAAAAAGGCCCTCCTCAACATCAAAAAAGCCTTGAACAATCCCCACATTCTCACCTCATGGAAACCTGGAAAAGATTGTTGCACATGGTTTTATGTTGGATGTGATGCAAAGTCCCACCGGATCAACTCCCTCGATATCTCCCTCGATGACGATCTCTCCGCCCAAATCCCAACCTTCGTCGGCCACCTCCCATTCCTTACAACCCTCAGATTCTACAAGCTTCCAAAACTCATTGGCCCCATCCCACCTACCATTGCCAAACTCCATAACCTCGTACAACTTGACCTAAGTTCCAACGCTCTCTCTGGTTCAATCCCAACCTTTCTCGGCTCCCTCTCCAATCTCGAATATCTCGACCTCTCGTCCAATCGCCTCACCGGCTCCATTCCTAGCTCCCTCGCCAACCTCCACCGCCTCAACATTCTTCATTTGAACCGAAACAAATTGACCGGACTCGTCCCCGATTCCTTTGGAAATTTCAACGGAAATATCCCTCAACTCTACCTCTCCCACAACCAACTCTCTGGGAAAATTCCAGCTTCCTTGGGGAGAGTGAACttcaattttattgatttgtCGTGGAACAAGCTCGAGGGCGATGGATCGGTGATATTcggagagaagaagaagacagaaaCTATCAACTTGTCGAGGAACTTGTTAGAGTTCAACATGTCGAAGGTTGTGTTCCCACAAACCTTGAATTATCTGGATCTTAACCATAATAAGATCTTTGGGGAAATACCGGTCGAGATTGTGAAGTTGCAACTGTTCTTCCTGAATGTGAGTTATAATGCGCTTTGTGGTCGGATTCCGGTCGGCGGGGAGTGGTTGCAGAATTTTGGTGCTTCCTCctattttcataataagtgcTTGTGTGGTAAGCCGCTTGATAGCTGCAAATGA